A single region of the Streptomyces caelestis genome encodes:
- the argB gene encoding acetylglutamate kinase yields the protein MSTTRKHTALPKAQILIEALPWLVRHNGKTVVIKFGGNAMVDEDLKAAFAQDVVFLHHAGLKPVVVHGGGPQISAALDQHGIVSEFKAGLRVTTEDAMDVVRMVLAGQVQRELVGLLNQHGPLAVGLTGEDAHTITATKHQPEIDGELVDIGRVGEITAIDTGAIEALLADGRIPVVSSIARSQDDGHVYNVNADTAAAALAAALGAETLMVLTDVEGLYEDWPHSDEVISRLTASELERLLPDLSSGMVPKMEGCLHAVRGGVTTARVIDGRVQHSILLEIFTDEGIGTMVVADEKPEGPGGQGES from the coding sequence ATGAGCACTACCCGCAAACACACCGCGCTGCCCAAGGCCCAGATCCTCATCGAGGCGCTGCCCTGGCTGGTCCGGCACAACGGCAAGACGGTCGTCATCAAGTTCGGCGGCAACGCCATGGTCGACGAGGACCTGAAGGCCGCCTTCGCCCAGGACGTGGTGTTCCTGCACCACGCCGGTCTCAAGCCCGTCGTCGTGCACGGCGGCGGGCCGCAGATCAGCGCCGCCCTCGACCAGCACGGCATCGTCAGCGAGTTCAAGGCCGGCCTCAGGGTGACCACCGAGGACGCCATGGACGTCGTACGGATGGTGCTGGCCGGGCAGGTGCAGCGCGAGCTGGTCGGGCTGCTCAACCAGCACGGCCCGCTCGCCGTCGGCCTGACGGGCGAGGACGCGCACACCATCACCGCCACCAAGCACCAGCCCGAGATCGACGGCGAACTCGTCGACATCGGGCGGGTGGGCGAGATCACCGCGATCGACACGGGCGCGATCGAGGCCCTGCTCGCCGACGGCCGCATCCCGGTCGTCTCGTCGATCGCCCGCTCCCAGGACGACGGACATGTCTACAACGTCAATGCTGATACGGCGGCTGCGGCACTCGCTGCTGCACTGGGCGCCGAAACCCTCATGGTCCTCACGGACGTCGAGGGACTCTACGAGGACTGGCCCCACAGCGACGAGGTGATCAGCCGCCTCACCGCCTCCGAGCTGGAGCGGCTGCTGCCGGACCTGTCCTCCGGCATGGTGCCGAAGATGGAGGGCTGCCTGCACGCCGTACGGGGCGGCGTCACCACCGCCCGGGTCATCGACGGCCGGGTCCAGCACTCGATCCTGCTGGAGATCTTCACCGACGAGGGGATCGGCACGATGGTCGTGGCCGACGAGAAGCCCGAGGGACCGGGCGGACAGGGGGAGTCGTGA
- a CDS encoding aminotransferase-like domain-containing protein, whose protein sequence is MHERSSVGELAEQLRRELDRYSPGGKLPSSRALVERFRVSPVTVSRALAQLAAEGLVVTRPGAGAFRAQTRTAPPPAGDTSWQEVALSADGAADLVPRSVDASGVLVSLAAPPPGVIEFNGGYLHPSLQPERAMAAALSRAGRRPGAWGRPPMEGLPELREWFARGIGGSCTAAEVLITAGGQSALTTALRALAPPGAPVLVESPTYPGMLAIARAAGLRPVPVPVDADGVKPALLADAFRATGAPVFVCQPLFQNPTGAVLAPDRRGEVLRIARAAGAFVVEDDFVRRLVHEDAGPLPRPLAADDPDGVVVHVCSLTKATSPSFRVSALAARGPVLERLRAIQVVDTFFVPRPLQEAALELVGSPAWPRHLRAVSAELRARRDAMTAALALHLPELALPHVPSGGYHLWPRLPDGTDEAALTSATLRAGVAITPGRPYFSAEPPAAHVRLSFAAVAGTGEIAEGVRRLRAACDEVLG, encoded by the coding sequence ATGCATGAGCGTAGCAGCGTCGGTGAACTGGCGGAACAACTGCGGCGGGAGCTCGACCGCTACTCGCCGGGTGGAAAGCTGCCGTCGAGCCGGGCCCTGGTGGAGCGGTTCCGGGTGAGCCCCGTGACCGTGTCGCGGGCGCTGGCGCAGCTCGCCGCCGAGGGGCTCGTGGTCACCCGGCCCGGCGCGGGCGCGTTCCGCGCGCAGACCCGGACGGCACCGCCCCCCGCCGGGGACACCTCCTGGCAGGAGGTCGCGCTCAGCGCCGACGGTGCCGCCGATCTCGTACCGCGCTCGGTGGACGCCTCCGGGGTGCTGGTCTCGCTGGCCGCCCCGCCGCCCGGCGTGATCGAGTTCAACGGCGGCTATCTGCACCCGTCGTTGCAGCCGGAGCGCGCGATGGCCGCCGCCCTGTCGCGCGCCGGCCGCCGTCCCGGCGCCTGGGGGCGTCCGCCCATGGAGGGGCTGCCGGAGCTGCGGGAGTGGTTCGCGCGGGGCATCGGCGGGTCCTGCACGGCCGCCGAGGTGCTGATCACCGCGGGCGGACAGTCCGCGCTCACCACCGCCCTGCGCGCCCTGGCACCGCCCGGCGCCCCGGTCCTCGTGGAGTCGCCGACCTATCCCGGCATGCTCGCCATCGCCCGTGCCGCGGGCCTGCGCCCGGTGCCCGTGCCGGTGGACGCGGACGGCGTGAAACCGGCGCTGCTCGCCGACGCCTTCCGGGCCACGGGCGCCCCGGTCTTCGTCTGCCAGCCGCTCTTCCAGAACCCCACCGGTGCCGTGCTCGCGCCCGACCGGCGCGGCGAGGTGCTGCGCATCGCCCGCGCGGCGGGCGCGTTCGTCGTCGAGGACGACTTCGTGCGGCGGCTCGTGCACGAGGACGCGGGGCCGCTGCCGCGCCCGCTGGCCGCCGACGACCCCGACGGTGTCGTCGTCCACGTCTGCTCACTGACCAAGGCGACCTCGCCGAGCTTCCGGGTGAGCGCCCTGGCCGCGCGCGGCCCGGTCCTGGAGCGGCTGCGCGCGATCCAGGTCGTCGACACCTTCTTCGTGCCCCGGCCGCTCCAGGAGGCGGCACTCGAACTCGTCGGCTCGCCCGCCTGGCCGCGGCATCTGCGGGCCGTCTCCGCCGAGTTGAGGGCGCGCCGGGACGCGATGACCGCCGCGCTCGCGCTGCACCTGCCGGAACTCGCCCTGCCGCACGTGCCGTCCGGCGGCTATCACCTGTGGCCGCGCCTGCCGGATGGCACGGACGAGGCGGCCCTGACCTCCGCCACCCTGCGCGCGGGCGTCGCCATCACTCCCGGCCGCCCCTACTTCAGCGCCGAGCCCCCGGCCGCGCACGTCCGCCTGAGCTTCGCGGCGGTCGCGGGGACGGGGGAGATCGCGGAGGGGGTACGGCGGCTGCGGGCGGCCTGCGACGAGGTGCTGGGATAA
- a CDS encoding DUF6314 family protein produces MGEFWPVPDVLAYLAGRWRVARSVRDLAGGEQGEFSGTTVFTAQEDGGLLHQESGTFVWQGVARPAERTLRFLPGPGGTADVRFADGRPFHDLDLTSGRHVADHPCAADLYRGEFTVRDPDHWRTVWHVRGPAKDLVLRTDYAREA; encoded by the coding sequence ATGGGCGAGTTCTGGCCAGTGCCGGACGTACTGGCGTATCTGGCCGGTCGCTGGCGCGTGGCCCGGTCGGTGCGGGATCTCGCCGGCGGCGAGCAGGGGGAGTTCTCCGGCACCACCGTGTTCACCGCGCAGGAGGACGGCGGGCTGCTGCACCAGGAGTCCGGCACGTTCGTCTGGCAGGGCGTCGCCCGGCCCGCCGAGCGGACCCTGCGGTTCCTGCCGGGCCCGGGCGGCACGGCGGACGTGCGGTTCGCGGACGGGCGGCCGTTCCACGACCTGGACCTCACGTCCGGACGGCACGTCGCCGACCACCCCTGCGCGGCGGACCTCTACCGCGGCGAGTTCACCGTCCGCGACCCGGACCACTGGCGGACGGTGTGGCACGTACGCGGCCCCGCCAAGGACCTCGTACTGCGCACCGACTACGCGCGCGAGGCCTGA
- a CDS encoding DMT family transporter, with product MRVQSSATTAPRIAVAAERPGLGTLQAALGVIAFSLTFPATAWGLEGFGSWSLVAVRSVLAAVIAGGALLALRVPLPARRHWPGLAVVAAGVVLGFPLLTTLALETSTTAHAAVVVGLLPLTTALFSALRVGTRPSRTFWAAALAGAAAVLAFTVQQSGGALSTADLYLFAALLVCAAGYTEGGRLARVMPGWHVIGWALVLCLPLTVPVAAFALAQEAVRLTAHSVTGLLWVAAGSQFLGLVVWYRGMAAIGIPKASQLQLAQPLLTLVWSVLLLGEHLTVAAPLTAAAVLVCIAVTQRARG from the coding sequence ATGAGAGTACAGAGTAGCGCTACTACCGCACCCCGGATAGCAGTCGCCGCGGAGCGGCCCGGTCTCGGCACGCTCCAGGCCGCCCTGGGCGTCATCGCCTTCTCCCTCACCTTCCCCGCCACCGCCTGGGGTCTTGAGGGCTTCGGGTCGTGGTCGCTGGTCGCCGTGCGGAGTGTGCTGGCCGCCGTGATCGCGGGCGGTGCGCTGCTCGCCCTTCGCGTCCCGCTGCCCGCCCGCCGCCACTGGCCGGGCCTCGCGGTCGTCGCGGCCGGCGTGGTGCTCGGTTTCCCGCTGCTGACCACGCTGGCGCTGGAGACCTCGACCACCGCGCACGCCGCCGTCGTGGTCGGACTGCTCCCCCTGACCACCGCGCTCTTCTCCGCCCTGCGCGTCGGCACCCGGCCCTCGCGCACCTTCTGGGCGGCGGCCCTCGCGGGCGCGGCGGCGGTGCTGGCCTTCACCGTGCAGCAGAGCGGCGGCGCCCTGAGCACGGCCGACCTGTACCTCTTCGCGGCACTGCTCGTGTGCGCGGCCGGCTACACCGAGGGCGGCCGGCTCGCCCGGGTCATGCCGGGCTGGCACGTCATCGGCTGGGCGCTGGTGCTGTGCCTGCCGCTGACCGTGCCCGTCGCCGCGTTCGCGCTGGCGCAGGAAGCCGTGCGGCTGACCGCGCACAGTGTCACCGGGCTGCTGTGGGTCGCCGCGGGCTCGCAGTTCCTCGGACTGGTCGTCTGGTACCGGGGCATGGCGGCCATCGGCATCCCCAAGGCCAGCCAGTTGCAGCTCGCCCAGCCCCTGCTCACACTGGTGTGGTCGGTGCTGCTGCTGGGCGAGCACCTGACGGTGGCCGCCCCGCTGACAGCCGCGGCGGTGCTGGTCTGCATCGCCGTCACACAACGGGCACGCGGCTGA
- a CDS encoding GNAT family N-acetyltransferase, translating into MTDTPSLPEGYEISTDPARIDAERVHHWLSTDAYWALGRPREKQDRAIEGSLNFGVYETVSAEQVAYARVITDRATFAWLCDVYVDPSVRGKGVGSALVAAVRDELREYGVRRVLLATHDAHGVYEKLGFAALERPEHWMALVFGP; encoded by the coding sequence ATGACCGACACGCCGAGCCTGCCCGAGGGCTACGAGATCTCCACCGACCCGGCCCGAATCGACGCCGAGCGGGTCCACCACTGGCTGTCCACGGACGCGTACTGGGCGCTGGGCCGCCCGCGCGAGAAGCAGGACCGGGCGATCGAGGGGTCACTCAACTTCGGTGTGTACGAGACGGTGTCGGCAGAGCAGGTCGCGTACGCCCGGGTCATCACGGACCGGGCCACCTTCGCGTGGCTGTGCGACGTGTACGTCGATCCGTCGGTGCGCGGCAAGGGTGTCGGCAGCGCGCTCGTGGCGGCCGTACGGGACGAGCTGCGGGAGTACGGGGTGCGGCGCGTGCTGCTCGCCACGCACGACGCGCACGGCGTCTACGAGAAGCTCGGGTTCGCGGCGCTGGAGCGGCCCGAGCACTGGATGGCCCTCGTCTTCGGTCCGTGA
- a CDS encoding alpha-L-arabinofuranosidase C-terminal domain-containing protein, producing MPRTARTRWRVGLTTTALLTAAALVPAPAHAEDVPDYAITVDPSAQGAAIDDTMYGVFFEDINRAADGGLYAELVQNRSFEYSTADNGSYTPLTSWAVGGAAEVVNDSGRLNERNRNYLSLGAGSSVTNAGYNTGIRVEQGKKYDFSVWARAESGSTLTVSLKDTAGTLATARQVAVKGGWAKYKATFTATRTSNRGRLAVASTNAAALDEISLFPRDTYKNQPNGLRKDLAEKIAALKPGFVRFPGGCLVNTGSMEDYSEASNWQRKRSYQWKDTIGPVEERATNANFWGYNQSYGLGYYEYFRFSEDIGAMPLPVVPALVTGCGQNKATDDDALLKRHIQDTLDLIEFANGPATSKWGKVRARMGHPKPFHLTHLGVGNEENLPEEFFARFQQFRAAIKAKYPDITVISNSGPDDAGTTFDTAWQLNREGKVDMVDEHYYNSPNWFLQNNDRYDSYDRKGPKVFLGEYASQGNAWKNGLAEAAFMTGLERNADVVKLASYAPLLANEDYVQWRPDMIWFNNRASWNSANYEVQKLFMTNVGDRVVPSKATGTPDVSGPITGAVGLSTWATSAAYDDVKVTAADGSTLLSDDFSGDASKWTTSGRGSWSIQDGQYVQTDTAAENTLVTAGEPAWKDYDLHVKATKKSGKEGFLVAFGVKDTGNYYWWNLGGWNNTQSAIEQAVDGGKGTLMTKAGSIETGRAYDIDIKVRGRQVTLFLDGKEWGSFKDDKPAEPFRQVVTKDAKTGDLIVKVVNAQSAEARTAVDLGGAKVASTARVTTLAAEEDAVNTETDTPVTPVTSTFRGVAGKFTYTFPANSVTFLRIKQR from the coding sequence ATGCCACGCACCGCCCGCACCCGATGGAGAGTCGGTCTCACGACCACCGCGCTCCTGACGGCAGCAGCCCTCGTACCGGCCCCCGCGCACGCCGAGGACGTCCCCGACTACGCGATCACCGTCGACCCGTCCGCCCAGGGCGCGGCGATCGACGACACGATGTACGGCGTCTTCTTCGAGGACATCAACCGGGCCGCCGACGGCGGTCTGTACGCCGAGCTCGTGCAGAACCGCTCCTTCGAGTACTCCACCGCCGACAACGGCTCCTACACGCCCCTGACCTCGTGGGCGGTCGGCGGCGCGGCCGAGGTCGTGAACGACTCGGGCCGCCTCAACGAGCGCAACCGCAACTACCTCTCCCTGGGCGCCGGTTCCTCCGTGACGAACGCCGGATACAACACCGGCATCCGGGTCGAGCAGGGCAAGAAGTACGACTTCTCCGTGTGGGCCCGCGCCGAGAGCGGCAGCACGCTCACCGTCTCCCTCAAGGACACGGCGGGCACGCTGGCGACCGCCCGGCAGGTGGCCGTCAAGGGCGGCTGGGCCAAGTACAAGGCCACCTTCACCGCGACCCGCACCAGCAACCGCGGCCGCCTCGCCGTCGCCTCGACGAACGCCGCCGCGCTCGACGAGATCTCGCTCTTCCCGCGTGACACCTACAAGAACCAGCCGAACGGCCTGCGCAAGGACCTCGCCGAGAAGATCGCCGCCCTGAAACCGGGCTTCGTGCGCTTCCCCGGCGGCTGCCTGGTCAACACCGGCTCCATGGAGGACTACAGCGAGGCCTCGAACTGGCAGCGCAAGCGCAGCTACCAGTGGAAGGACACCATCGGTCCGGTCGAGGAGCGCGCCACCAACGCCAACTTCTGGGGCTACAACCAGAGCTACGGCCTCGGCTACTACGAGTACTTCCGCTTCTCCGAGGACATCGGCGCCATGCCGCTGCCCGTCGTCCCCGCCCTGGTGACCGGCTGCGGCCAGAACAAGGCCACCGACGACGACGCCCTGCTCAAGCGCCACATCCAGGACACCCTCGACCTCATCGAGTTCGCCAACGGCCCGGCGACCTCCAAGTGGGGCAAGGTCCGGGCGCGGATGGGCCACCCCAAGCCCTTCCACCTGACCCACCTCGGGGTCGGCAACGAGGAGAACCTCCCCGAGGAGTTCTTCGCCCGCTTCCAGCAGTTCCGGGCCGCCATCAAGGCGAAGTACCCGGACATCACCGTCATCTCGAACTCGGGCCCGGACGACGCCGGCACGACCTTCGACACCGCCTGGCAGCTCAACCGCGAGGGCAAGGTCGACATGGTCGACGAGCACTACTACAACAGCCCGAACTGGTTCCTGCAGAACAACGACCGCTACGACTCCTACGACCGCAAGGGCCCCAAGGTCTTCCTCGGCGAGTACGCCTCCCAGGGCAACGCCTGGAAGAACGGCCTTGCCGAGGCCGCCTTCATGACCGGCCTGGAGCGCAACGCGGACGTCGTCAAGCTCGCCTCGTACGCCCCGCTGCTCGCCAACGAGGACTACGTGCAGTGGCGGCCGGACATGATCTGGTTCAACAACCGGGCCTCCTGGAACTCGGCCAACTACGAGGTCCAGAAGCTGTTCATGACCAACGTCGGCGACCGCGTGGTCCCGTCGAAGGCGACCGGCACGCCGGACGTCAGCGGCCCGATCACGGGTGCCGTCGGCCTGTCCACGTGGGCGACCAGCGCCGCGTACGACGACGTCAAGGTCACCGCCGCGGACGGCTCGACGCTGCTCAGCGACGACTTCTCCGGTGACGCCTCGAAGTGGACCACCAGCGGCCGTGGCAGCTGGAGCATCCAGGACGGGCAGTACGTCCAGACCGACACCGCCGCCGAGAACACCTTGGTCACGGCGGGCGAGCCGGCCTGGAAGGACTACGACCTGCATGTGAAGGCCACCAAGAAGTCCGGCAAGGAGGGCTTCCTCGTCGCCTTCGGCGTCAAGGACACCGGGAACTACTACTGGTGGAACCTGGGCGGCTGGAACAACACCCAGTCCGCGATCGAGCAGGCCGTCGACGGCGGCAAGGGCACGCTGATGACGAAGGCCGGGTCGATCGAGACCGGCCGTGCCTACGACATCGACATCAAGGTGCGTGGCCGCCAGGTCACCCTGTTCCTGGACGGCAAGGAGTGGGGCAGCTTCAAGGACGACAAGCCGGCCGAGCCGTTCCGCCAGGTCGTCACCAAGGACGCCAAGACCGGTGACCTGATCGTCAAGGTCGTCAACGCCCAGTCCGCCGAGGCCCGTACGGCCGTCGACCTGGGTGGCGCGAAGGTCGCCTCCACGGCCCGCGTGACCACGCTGGCCGCCGAGGAGGACGCCGTCAACACGGAGACGGACACGCCGGTGACGCCGGTGACGTCCACCTTCCGTGGCGTGGCCGGGAAGTTCACCTACACCTTCCCGGCGAACTCCGTCACCTTCCTGCGGATCAAGCAGAGGTAG
- the argC gene encoding N-acetyl-gamma-glutamyl-phosphate reductase has product MAVRAAVAGASGYAGGELLRLLLAHPEVEIGALTGNSNAGQRLGALQPHLLPLAGRVLQETTPEVLAGHDVVFLALPHGQSAAVAEQLGPDVLVIDMGADFRLTDAAAWEKFYGSAHAGTWPYGLPELPGARAALEGSKRVAVPGCYPTAVSLALFPAYGAGLAEPEAVIVAASGTSGAGKAPKPHLLGSEVMGSMSPYGVGGGHRHTPEITQNLSAAAGEPVSVSFTPTLAPMPRGILATCSAKATDGVTAESLRAAYEKAFADEPFVHLLPEGQWPATASVYGSNAVQVQVAYDAAAGRIIVISAIDNLTKGTAGGAVQSMNIALGLDETTGLTTIGVAP; this is encoded by the coding sequence ATGGCGGTACGTGCGGCAGTGGCCGGAGCGAGTGGATACGCGGGCGGGGAACTGCTGCGTCTGCTCCTGGCGCACCCCGAGGTCGAGATCGGTGCCCTGACCGGCAACTCCAACGCGGGGCAGAGGCTCGGTGCGCTCCAGCCGCACCTGCTGCCCCTGGCCGGGAGAGTGCTCCAGGAGACCACCCCCGAGGTCCTCGCCGGGCACGACGTCGTGTTCCTCGCACTGCCCCACGGGCAGTCCGCCGCCGTCGCCGAGCAGCTCGGGCCGGACGTGCTGGTGATCGACATGGGCGCCGACTTCCGGCTGACGGACGCCGCCGCCTGGGAGAAGTTCTACGGCTCCGCGCACGCCGGAACCTGGCCCTACGGCCTTCCCGAACTGCCGGGCGCCCGCGCCGCGCTGGAGGGGTCCAAGCGCGTCGCGGTGCCCGGCTGCTACCCCACGGCCGTGTCGCTGGCGCTCTTCCCGGCTTACGGCGCCGGGCTCGCCGAGCCGGAGGCCGTGATCGTCGCCGCGTCCGGCACCTCCGGCGCGGGCAAGGCACCCAAGCCGCACCTGCTGGGCAGCGAGGTCATGGGCTCGATGTCCCCGTACGGCGTCGGCGGCGGGCACCGGCACACCCCCGAGATCACCCAGAACCTCAGCGCGGCCGCCGGCGAGCCGGTCTCCGTCTCCTTCACGCCGACCCTCGCGCCGATGCCCCGCGGCATCCTCGCCACGTGCAGCGCCAAGGCGACGGACGGCGTCACCGCCGAGTCCCTGCGCGCCGCCTACGAGAAGGCCTTCGCCGACGAGCCCTTCGTGCACCTGCTGCCCGAGGGACAGTGGCCCGCCACGGCGTCCGTCTACGGTTCGAACGCCGTTCAGGTGCAGGTCGCGTACGACGCGGCCGCCGGACGGATCATCGTGATCAGCGCCATCGACAACCTCACCAAGGGCACCGCCGGCGGTGCCGTCCAGAGCATGAACATCGCCCTGGGGCTCGACGAGACCACCGGACTGACGACGATCGGAGTTGCGCCGTGA
- the argJ gene encoding bifunctional glutamate N-acetyltransferase/amino-acid acetyltransferase ArgJ — protein sequence MSVTAAKGFTAAGIAAGIKENGNPDLALVVNTGPRRAAAGVFTANRVKAAPVLWSEQVLKSGQVSAVVLNSGGANACTGPKGFQDTHATAEKVAEVLGRGAIEIAVCSTGLIGVLLPMDKLLPGVETAAAQLSEHGGEKAAIAIKTTDTVHKTSVVTKDGWTVGGMAKGAGMLAPGLATMLVVLTTDADLDDDVLDKALRAATRTTFDRVDSDGCMSTNDTVLLLASGAAEVTPGYEEFAEAVRQVCDDLGQQLIRDAEGASKDIKVEVINAATEDDAVEVGRSIARNNLLKCAIHGEDPNWGRVLSAIGTTKAAFEPDQLNVGINGVWVCKNGGVGEDREKVDMRYREVHIVADLAAGSEAATIWTNDLTADYVHENSAYSS from the coding sequence GTGAGTGTGACGGCAGCGAAGGGTTTCACGGCGGCGGGCATCGCCGCCGGAATCAAGGAGAACGGCAACCCCGACCTGGCCCTCGTGGTCAACACCGGGCCCCGCCGCGCCGCCGCCGGCGTCTTCACCGCCAACCGTGTGAAGGCCGCCCCGGTCCTGTGGTCCGAGCAGGTGCTCAAGAGCGGTCAGGTCTCCGCCGTCGTCCTCAACTCCGGCGGTGCCAACGCCTGCACGGGCCCGAAGGGTTTCCAGGACACCCACGCGACGGCCGAGAAGGTCGCCGAGGTCCTCGGGCGGGGCGCCATCGAGATCGCCGTCTGCTCGACCGGCCTCATCGGCGTGCTCCTGCCGATGGACAAGCTGCTGCCGGGCGTCGAGACGGCCGCCGCCCAGCTCTCCGAGCACGGCGGTGAGAAGGCCGCCATCGCCATCAAGACCACCGACACCGTCCACAAGACGTCCGTCGTGACCAAGGACGGCTGGACCGTGGGCGGCATGGCCAAGGGCGCGGGCATGCTCGCCCCCGGCCTCGCCACCATGCTCGTCGTCCTCACCACCGACGCGGACCTGGACGACGACGTACTGGACAAGGCGCTGCGGGCGGCCACCCGGACGACCTTCGACCGGGTCGACTCCGACGGCTGCATGTCCACCAACGACACCGTGCTGCTGCTCGCCTCCGGCGCCGCCGAAGTCACCCCGGGGTACGAGGAGTTCGCCGAGGCCGTCCGGCAGGTCTGCGACGACCTCGGGCAGCAGCTGATCCGGGACGCCGAGGGCGCCAGCAAGGACATCAAGGTCGAGGTGATCAACGCCGCGACCGAGGACGACGCCGTCGAGGTGGGCCGCTCCATCGCCCGCAACAACCTCCTCAAGTGCGCCATCCACGGCGAGGACCCGAACTGGGGCCGGGTGCTCTCCGCGATCGGCACTACGAAGGCCGCCTTCGAGCCCGACCAGCTGAACGTCGGCATCAACGGCGTCTGGGTCTGCAAGAACGGCGGTGTCGGCGAGGACCGCGAGAAGGTCGACATGCGCTACCGCGAGGTGCACATCGTGGCCGACCTCGCCGCCGGGTCCGAGGCCGCGACCATCTGGACCAACGACCTCACCGCGGACTACGTCCACGAGAACAGCGCGTACTCCTCATGA
- a CDS encoding DUF1918 domain-containing protein — protein sequence MRATVGDQLVQHGRVVGQHDRVGEIVEVLGQEGNPPYRVRFEDGHEGVCSPGPDTEIRHRETTTGP from the coding sequence ATGCGCGCAACCGTGGGCGACCAGCTTGTCCAGCACGGCAGAGTGGTCGGTCAGCACGACAGGGTCGGCGAGATCGTCGAAGTACTGGGCCAGGAGGGCAATCCCCCGTACCGCGTCCGGTTCGAGGACGGCCACGAGGGCGTGTGCTCGCCGGGACCCGACACCGAGATCCGGCACCGGGAGACCACCACCGGGCCGTGA
- a CDS encoding histidine phosphatase family protein has protein sequence MPLRVTFVAAARSSPMLAERFEDDRPLDQAGWGEVERVAHELLPLAAAELRYCSPTPRSRATGEGLGYAPLVQLGLRDCDMGRWRGLTLGEAMAREPESVDAWLADPRATPHGGESLVDFITRVGGWLDTRPVEDGCRVVAVAEPSVIRAALVYALKAPPSTYWNIDIRPLSTTAVTGRAGRWNLRFDGVPAQASRA, from the coding sequence ATGCCACTTCGGGTCACGTTCGTCGCCGCCGCGCGCAGCTCCCCGATGCTCGCCGAGCGCTTCGAGGACGACCGGCCGCTGGACCAGGCCGGCTGGGGTGAGGTGGAGCGCGTCGCCCACGAGCTGCTGCCGCTCGCCGCGGCCGAGCTGCGCTACTGCTCGCCGACCCCGCGCAGCCGTGCGACGGGGGAGGGGCTCGGGTACGCGCCGCTCGTGCAACTCGGCCTGCGGGACTGCGACATGGGCCGGTGGCGCGGGCTGACCCTGGGCGAGGCGATGGCCCGGGAGCCCGAGTCCGTGGACGCCTGGCTCGCCGACCCGCGCGCCACACCGCACGGCGGTGAGTCGCTGGTGGACTTCATCACCCGCGTCGGCGGCTGGCTCGACACCCGGCCCGTCGAGGACGGCTGCCGGGTCGTGGCGGTCGCCGAGCCGTCCGTGATCCGTGCAGCCCTGGTGTACGCCCTGAAGGCACCGCCCTCGACGTACTGGAACATCGACATCCGCCCGCTGTCGACGACCGCCGTGACGGGCCGGGCGGGGCGCTGGAACCTGCGCTTCGACGGGGTGCCGGCTCAGGCCTCGCGCGCGTAG
- a CDS encoding DUF6215 domain-containing protein has product MAEEVGGHIKGPNAWRQAFAAIALAAALGGALWASEELSGNGSGPPPATCSDEDAGKAAGRVTGKQLCEALHRPDLAALLGTPTETAKTASGGDSSFKSAGGKEIATPSAQVEFDTYTVTLSATYDGLPVAGSHTLLGNDAEQRKVLGRPAVLYSDRTISISFRLDGGDSETGPGVPARALTVAQDAKDRGGSLDVTLWRADGGVPDDAVLLRVAEKVLPTVPGWTAGR; this is encoded by the coding sequence ATGGCCGAAGAAGTCGGCGGGCACATCAAAGGTCCGAACGCATGGAGGCAGGCCTTCGCTGCCATAGCGCTGGCCGCGGCACTCGGTGGCGCTCTGTGGGCGTCCGAGGAGCTGTCCGGAAACGGCAGTGGCCCGCCGCCCGCCACCTGCTCCGACGAGGACGCCGGGAAGGCCGCGGGGCGAGTGACCGGGAAGCAGCTGTGCGAGGCACTGCACCGTCCCGACCTCGCCGCTCTGCTCGGCACGCCGACGGAGACCGCGAAGACCGCCAGCGGCGGCGACAGCTCGTTCAAGTCCGCCGGCGGCAAGGAGATCGCCACACCCTCGGCGCAGGTCGAGTTCGACACCTACACCGTGACGCTGTCGGCGACCTACGACGGTCTTCCGGTCGCCGGGTCCCACACGCTGCTGGGGAACGACGCCGAGCAGCGGAAGGTGCTGGGCCGGCCGGCCGTCCTCTACTCGGACCGCACCATCAGCATCAGCTTCCGCCTCGACGGGGGCGACAGCGAGACCGGCCCCGGCGTCCCGGCCCGGGCGCTCACCGTGGCGCAGGACGCGAAGGACAGAGGCGGTTCCCTCGATGTGACGCTGTGGCGCGCGGACGGAGGGGTGCCGGACGACGCCGTACTGCTGCGCGTCGCCGAGAAGGTGCTGCCGACGGTCCCTGGGTGGACCGCCGGCCGGTGA